From a region of the Janthinobacterium sp. 61 genome:
- a CDS encoding TonB-dependent siderophore receptor, with protein MAATLSTLPLSLRPCALAVAFACLGASLAAQAQDANTADSAGPILESIQVSGNLLGTSMAASTKNFAGARTVVQKDDIDNSGAASLSDVMRRIPGVQISDNSGSAGSAISLNIGVRGLAGRYSPRSTVLLDGIPMSVAPYGQPQLSFAPVSLANVETVDVVRGGGAVRFGPQNVGGIINFKTRRVPTTPGITGDATVRHNAYSEVGHNTQASVFAGTQLDSGLGLAVLYSGIRGSDWRVGSDEKVNDFALKFRYDLSPTAEVYGKLSYYDVTSRTPGGLTAAQYKQDPFQNTRPTDYWNGERKAVDIGYLNAISGTQEFEMRAYYNKSSRESTLISGKNLGHQPRNYETTAIEPRYTQRLVTGKVSQDVTVGYRYLAERADETIYNVVIASGVRQAPTRFADNATDAQAVYIDDKIAIGAWRITPGVRYEHIKTVRFNHLPTDQKIELLNNKALPSLNVAYLFNNNVTLFSNYNSSFGAVQNTQLNAQSSKNPLQPELAKTAELGARWKSGQLSAETTLFNIKFDNQIQSVGSGENVVFYNVGATLHRGLETAIDYHFDQSGPLAGLNAYATYTYTKATLQDGVNAGNDVPFYSRNTHTVGAHYQLGAWGFDLSSSHQSRQFADDANSVAENAAGNLGVIPGFRTWNTQVKWTVPGQKGLELVAGVNNLSDKRYFTRTSDGNLGKLVGAPRMVYLQGRLAF; from the coding sequence GGCACCAGCATGGCCGCCAGCACGAAAAATTTCGCGGGCGCGCGCACGGTGGTGCAAAAGGATGACATCGACAACTCGGGCGCGGCTAGCCTCAGCGATGTGATGCGCCGCATTCCCGGCGTACAGATCAGCGACAACTCGGGCAGCGCCGGCAGCGCCATTTCCCTCAATATCGGTGTGCGCGGCCTGGCCGGCCGCTATTCGCCACGCAGCACGGTGTTACTCGATGGCATACCGATGTCGGTGGCGCCGTATGGCCAGCCGCAACTGTCGTTCGCACCCGTCAGCCTGGCCAATGTTGAAACGGTCGACGTGGTGCGCGGCGGCGGCGCGGTGCGCTTCGGCCCGCAAAACGTGGGCGGCATCATCAACTTCAAGACACGCCGCGTGCCCACCACGCCAGGCATCACGGGCGACGCCACCGTACGCCATAACGCGTACAGCGAAGTGGGCCACAACACGCAAGCCAGCGTCTTTGCAGGCACCCAGCTCGACAGCGGCCTGGGCCTGGCGGTGCTGTACTCGGGCATCCGCGGCAGCGACTGGCGCGTCGGCAGCGATGAAAAAGTCAACGATTTCGCCCTGAAATTCCGCTACGACCTGAGCCCCACGGCCGAGGTGTACGGCAAGCTGTCCTACTACGACGTGACGTCGCGCACGCCGGGCGGCCTGACCGCCGCGCAGTACAAGCAGGACCCGTTCCAGAACACGCGCCCCACCGACTACTGGAACGGCGAGCGCAAGGCTGTCGACATCGGCTACCTGAATGCCATCTCCGGCACGCAGGAATTCGAAATGCGCGCCTATTACAACAAGAGCTCACGCGAAAGCACCCTGATCAGCGGGAAAAACCTGGGGCACCAGCCGCGCAACTATGAAACGACGGCCATCGAACCGCGCTACACGCAGCGCTTAGTCACGGGCAAGGTTTCGCAGGACGTCACCGTCGGCTACCGCTACCTGGCCGAGCGGGCCGACGAGACCATCTACAATGTCGTCATCGCCAGCGGCGTGCGACAGGCGCCGACGCGCTTTGCCGACAACGCCACCGATGCCCAGGCCGTGTATATCGACGACAAGATCGCCATCGGTGCCTGGCGGATCACGCCGGGCGTGCGCTATGAACACATCAAGACGGTACGCTTCAATCACTTGCCGACCGACCAGAAGATCGAGTTGCTCAACAACAAGGCCCTGCCCTCGCTGAACGTGGCCTATCTGTTCAACAACAACGTGACCCTGTTCAGCAACTACAACAGCTCGTTTGGCGCCGTGCAAAACACGCAGCTCAATGCCCAGTCGAGCAAGAACCCGCTGCAGCCGGAACTGGCGAAAACAGCCGAGCTTGGCGCGCGCTGGAAGAGCGGCCAGCTGTCGGCTGAAACGACCTTGTTCAACATCAAGTTCGACAACCAGATCCAGTCCGTGGGCAGCGGCGAAAACGTCGTCTTCTACAACGTGGGCGCCACGCTTCACCGGGGCCTGGAAACGGCCATCGATTACCACTTCGACCAGTCCGGCCCGCTGGCCGGCTTGAATGCTTACGCCACCTACACTTATACCAAGGCGACCTTGCAGGATGGCGTGAACGCGGGCAATGACGTGCCCTTCTATTCGCGCAACACGCACACCGTCGGCGCCCACTACCAGCTGGGCGCCTGGGGCTTCGACCTGTCAAGCAGCCACCAGAGCCGCCAGTTCGCCGACGACGCCAACAGCGTGGCGGAAAACGCGGCCGGCAACCTGGGCGTGATCCCGGGCTTTCGCACCTGGAATACGCAAGTGAAATGGACGGTACCGGGCCAGAAAGGCCTGGAACTGGTCGCCGGCGTCAATAACCTGAGCGACAAGCGTTACTTTACGCGCACTTCGGATGGCAACCTGGGCAAGCTGGTGGGCGCGCCGCGCATGGTCTACCTGCAGGGCCGCCTGGCGTTCTGA
- a CDS encoding FxDxF family PEP-CTERM protein, with amino-acid sequence MKMPTTVLKIAALAALATAGAANAATELVVNGSFESNVIASPYAQLSAVTGWTSSVSGDTAFEIQRGATQGGQSGFNPVAADGMQYLELNTESLSSLSQSIATTAGGTYALSFAYSGRPDTPGGASSQMNVYWGSTLLTPTALVGNTGGVWQSYSQNLTAVGSSTVLRFESIGPVSAPTYGSYLDNVSVMAAVPEPETYAMMLLGLGLLGFVARRKTAA; translated from the coding sequence ATGAAAATGCCAACTACCGTCCTGAAGATTGCCGCATTGGCCGCCCTGGCCACCGCTGGCGCCGCCAACGCCGCGACCGAACTGGTGGTCAACGGCAGTTTCGAAAGCAATGTCATTGCCTCGCCCTATGCGCAGTTGAGCGCTGTCACGGGCTGGACTTCGTCCGTCAGCGGCGATACGGCCTTTGAAATCCAGAGAGGCGCCACACAAGGCGGCCAGAGCGGTTTCAACCCCGTCGCCGCCGATGGCATGCAATACCTGGAACTCAATACCGAAAGCCTGTCCTCGCTGTCGCAATCGATCGCCACGACGGCTGGCGGCACGTATGCGCTGTCGTTTGCCTATTCGGGCCGTCCCGACACGCCGGGCGGCGCGAGCAGCCAGATGAACGTGTACTGGGGTTCCACCCTACTGACACCCACGGCCCTGGTCGGCAACACGGGTGGTGTCTGGCAAAGCTACAGCCAGAACCTGACGGCGGTAGGTAGCTCGACAGTTCTGCGCTTCGAATCGATCGGCCCCGTCAGCGCGCCCACATATGGCTCCTACCTGGACAACGTCTCGGTGATGGCTGCCGTGCCGGAACCGGAAACCTACGCCATGATGCTGCTGGGCTTGGGCTTGCTGGGTTTCGTGGCACGCCGCAAGACTGCCGCCTGA